In Ptychodera flava strain L36383 chromosome 17, AS_Pfla_20210202, whole genome shotgun sequence, one genomic interval encodes:
- the LOC139115518 gene encoding NXPE family member 3-like codes for MATAMKKKSNFCLTKYSPFAMDWLGLVDELEREYQNTPYGRDKLSHRSKAWSLDTGSGSLGVTSPSKTRIRLQNDGSYFRMGDYIHVVMETFDDNGRPRLRGGDFFEAVMESQSPYRSTAGRVIDYLNGTYSVLFYAAWRGHAVINITMAFSRESMHFLNIDVRQQERRLSWNVVYRRGKKEAKSTCSLLNEGTWSDICEYSIPASIGKSVFLCAKPEKMDCRDIATVKTSIARLDEIANRFNALANNSIFFESHGGPIGTITVNIEGPEKEPLLPRCAPDMPIPLADGFWSSRKIYSSLVCKARQWSIKEFKKCLAGREIVLYGDSTLGQIYQTLGSQFNYTKKKHQFHDFKIGPRDSLFWNQYFTIDVVEDILKEPCNSTVFITNACFHFSSWTTRGNMERLIRTKHALEKMVKKCPDIPVIIKSCNPRENGYAAQAIHSNNWIFYDINRMLRRVLGGMGFLFVDVWDMCLSHFTPSKVHMHEDVIAQEIHLIASYLCPDEP; via the exons ATGGCGACAGCAATGAAAAAGAAGTCGAACTTTTGCCTTACCAAATATTCACCATTCGCAATGGATTGGCTGGGTTTGGTTGATGAACTTGAACGTGAGTATCAAAATACACCATACGGCAGGGATAAACTTAGCCACCGTTCTAAGGCATGGTCATTGGACACAGGTAGTGGCTCTCTGGGAGTGACGTCACCTTCCAAAACAAG GATCAGACTTCAAAATGATGGGAGTTATTTTCGAATGGGAGATTATATTCATGTCGTCATGGAGACTTTCGATGACAACGGACGTCCACGTCTACGAGGCGGTGATTTCTTCGAGGCCGTTATGGAGAGTCAGTCGCCGTACAGAAGCACCGCTGGACGAGTGATTGACTACCTTAATGGTACATACAGTGTCCTTTTCTATGCAGCTTGGCGCGGTCATGCTGTCATCAACATAACAATGGCCTTTTCACGAGAAAGCATGCACTTTTTGAACATCGACGTTCGACAACAGGAGCGCCGGCTTTCCTGGAACGTTGTCTACAGAAGAGGCAAGAAAGAAGCCAAGAGTACGTGCAGTCTCTTGAACGAGGGAACATGGTCTGATATCTGCGAGTACAGTATACCTGCTTCTATTGGGAAGAGTGTGTTTTTGTGTGCGAAGCCAGAAAAGATGGACTGCAGGGATATTGCGACTGTGAAAACGAGCATTGCTCGACTTGACGAAATTGCAAACAGGTTCAATGCACTAGCTAATAATTCTATTTTCTTTGAAAG CCATGGTGGTCCTATCGGAACAATTACAGTCAACATTGAAG GTCCTGAGAAAGAGCCACTTTTGCCAAGATGTGCTCCTGATATGCCTATTCCACTTGCCGATGGTTTCTGGTCAAGCCGTAAAATTTACTCTTCGTTGGTGTGTAAGGCTCGACAGTGGAGCATCAAAGAGTTCAAGAAGTGCTTGGCTGGGAGAGAGATAGTTCTTTATGGAGACTCAACGCTTGGGCAAATTTATCAGACCTTAGGCAGCCAATTCAATTACACTAAAAAGAAGCATCAGTTTCATGACTTTAAAATTGGCCCTCGTGATTCCCTCTTCTGGAaccaatattttactattgatGTTGTTGAAGATATCTTGAAGGAGCCTTGTAACTCAACTGTCTTTATTACGAACGCATGTTTTCACTTTTCTTCATGGACCACCAGGGGTAACATGGAACGGTTGATCAGAACAAAGCATGCCCTTgaaaaaatggttaaaaaatgcCCAGATATACCTGTCATCATTAAAAGTTGCAATCCAAGGGAAAATGGTTATGCTGCTCAGGCTATCCACAGCAATAACTGGATTTTCTATGACATAAACAGGATGTTAAGAAGAGTGCTTGGTGGCATGGGTTTTCTGTTTGTTGATGTGTGGGATATGTGTCTGTCACACTTCACACCGTCTAAAGTCCACATGCATGAAGACGTCATTGCACAAGAAATTCATCTGATTGCATCTTATCTGTGCCCAGACGAGCCCTGA